A single genomic interval of Isorropodon fossajaponicum endosymbiont JTNG4 harbors:
- a CDS encoding sulfurtransferase TusA family protein produces MKHNLDVKRLLCPMPVIRLGEMIEKIKSNDTIEMLATDPGVLHDIPAWCKVHGHRVISINEKTDEIILLVEKIG; encoded by the coding sequence GTGAAACATAATCTTGATGTTAAGCGCTTGTTGTGCCCTATGCCAGTGATTCGCTTAGGCGAGATGATTGAAAAAATTAAAAGTAATGACACGATTGAAATGCTTGCCACCGACCCTGGTGTATTACATGACATACCTGCTTGGTGTAAAGTACATGGGCATAGAGTGATTTCGATTAATGAAAAAACCGATGAGATTATTCTACTTGTAGAGAAAATAGGGTAG